From Halictus rubicundus isolate RS-2024b unplaced genomic scaffold, iyHalRubi1_principal scaffold0119, whole genome shotgun sequence:
ggggagtgtgtagggatattggcgctgccgcgccattcccctaggcacgcgcctagagaatatgctccgacgaggttggcactctcaacctcgggcagtgcaggcgagagaaccgcctatgtactctctcgctgccggactctcgatcgagacagacgtctcgatcctacgctctcgaagtgaagtcgaataaagtttgttgcgtcgcagtgtggtgggatggggatttttgttgtgggttcgggtgcccgtggagcgctggagcgctctgctcgtggaggttcacaaataacttcgtacacagagtagaatggcgaaaataattgttaaagatttatttggaaattcttagagatgtaactccctcggttctataatgagttctgtgtcgtcctggagcttcgaatcccttttttagcttcttccttctcgcttccttagccaataggaaaattgggatcttctggctaggcgttgattcgtcggatcactcgtcttccggttgctgcttgatggtgattggcagtggatggatcttaatagcgcacgcacgggagtggggtacgcataagggtgaagccccgccaaaacaagggacgtggggccatgtgggaccgaacgagcgagaggtccgagggagttccaagaggtccttgactgagaatttatgacctcttgtccttaactgattccggacttcgactatccctaatttatgttgaattggagaagctactctaagaggctgcgtgactttctctaaattcctcaattagtctcgccgactcgaatttcgtcaaggatctctatggaactctcccggtctttctttacctactctaaactatcgcgtccaaatagaatacatatgtattaaatacgcgattgcatcttatatttaaatttccctctccgcgccattaatcgatgctatatatatgtatctagctatgttcgcgtggtcaactggccacgctacaagttgttctgttacatacatGTTAGCATCAACACGTGCGAGCCAAGTTAGGGGTCCGCGCTGACCCGACCCTTAAGCTCGGATGGATTTATGATGGGGTCCCGAGCTACGTGAGGCCCTTAAAGaagacgaatgaaataaaacagaaccatcgatggacgatggcaggcgaccacgttgggtctttccgccgtcaaccgtcgaggggttgtttaactgcaaccagatgagggaaagtcgagagaggctgagagtctaaactccccttaattttcacttagaaagtggggccctgtgtcccaaggatctggccacggagtggggaaggcgagggtgccttctggtatgaggactgtgaggaaccacgcagcacttaccccagaacctcggtagTAAGAGAATCTCCTGACTCCTCACGAGATTTCGGATATCTTTAACATCAGAAGCGGGATACGTGTGAACGAGTTGTTCACTTAATACTACGCGCGCACACTGATTTTAACCGGTACGCGAAGAATTCTTAAATAGTATTCGCTATGGCTGACCATCCGAATGAAGATACGACTATCGAATACTTGCTAAAGCGCATTCAAAAATTAGAGGAAGAACGCGTCGCGAGTGAAGTAAGTGTGCTAAGTCGACCTCTGCAACATCCGATAGAAGCCATACCGACATTCAGTGGTGAAGAACTTGGTGAAAGTGCGGACACGTGGTGTGATATGGTGGAAGAAATCACGAAGGACCTTACATCGACGCAACGATTGTGTAGTGCAACGCACGCGTTAACGGGTTCGGCCAAAGAATGGTACCGTACGTGGCGGGGAAACCCACGAACATGGACGATTTTTCGCCAAGATTTGTGCTCGATCTACACTACGGAAGACCGTCTTGGTCAGTTATTACGTCGCGCGGTGCTCTATACCAGCGACGATGCCGCTAGTTATTCGGAATACGCCCGTACAAAACTTAAATATTTCACACAGACGAAAATTTCGTTTACACCGATGGAACTAGTGCGGCTTGTAATCGCGAGTGTTATGGACTCCACTACTCGGCAATCACTGACGAACGCACGATACACAACCACCGCTGATCTGTTAACAGGAATAGCCCTTTACATTAAGCGACGCCGGGACCCGAAGGATCAGGATCATCGTAAAAATCCTTCGAAACGTCCTTACAGCACCTCTCGTCCAGGAAAGCGATGTTTTGTTTGCGATTCGATGGACCATGTGCAAAGCGATTGTCCTAAAAGACAAAAAATTGCGGCCGGCAGTTCTCGACCACCATCGAAGCATACTGCTACCTGCACCTATTGCACAAAACGCGGACATGAGGAAGATACCTGCTGGCTCAAGCAACGGGCCCAACGATTCAATGCAGGTCAATCCCCGACCGAAAATATATCGAAAACGACCTACAGGACCCAAAAGGGAAAACCCGAAGTgaacgcgtgttattcgatgcCGCATCAGCCGACACCTGTCATCATCCGAGACTGTGttgttcgaaattgtttaatcgATTCGGGTGCAACATGTTCGCTCATAAAAGAGTCTATTGCAAAACGAGCGAATTGCAAAATCGAACCAACCACGGTAACTGTACGAGGATTGCGAGACGCTGTGTTCGTGGCCAAGGGAGCGACCACCACGTTAGTGCAGACCGAAGATGTTTCATTGGAAATGGACCTTCTAGTTGTGGCGGACTCGTACATCCCATACGATGTGATCATCGGCAAAAATATTCTATCCCAAGGAGGCTTGCAGATGCTGATCAACGAGGACGGGACTTCAAGACTCGTACGCTGCCCGTCGAAGCTACCACAGGAACCGACGAGCGAGATGCAACCCCTCGCCTGCGTAGCTGTGGACCTTGATGAACCCATAAAGAGTCAACTTAATAGTCTACTCAACCGGTATAGACACATGTCTAACAACGATAATATAATTCATAACAAGGTGAAGACCGCCCGACTCGACATCACTCTGAAAGAAGGTAAAATTGTTAATTACCATCCATATAGGCTGTCATTTAGCGAGCGAGAAAAGGTACGCGTTATAATTAACGACTTATTAGAAAAGGGCATAATACGCGAAAGCACTTCGTCTTTTGCGAGCCCCATTATACTAGTGAAGAAAAAGAACGGTGAGGATCGTTTGTGCGTAGATTATCGCGCTTTAAATCGGATAACCGTAAAAGACCGGTACCCTCTTCCTTTAATCGATGACCAGTTAGATCGGTTaggaaaaaacaaatatttcacggtTCTCGACATGGCATCCGGCTTCCACCAGATTGCCATCGCGGAAGACTCCGTATCCAAGACCGCCTTTGTTACACCTGATGGTCATTTCGAATATCTTCGAATGCCGTTTGGTCTAGCAAACGCTCCCGCCGTCTTTCAACGGGCAATTAATATCGCCTTAGGAAACCTTAAATATGATACTGCTCTAGTGTATCTCGACGATATTTTAATACCATCTATAACAAAGGAAGAAGGATTAGAAAAATTAGACAGGGTTTTGCACGCATTGGACACAGCTGggttttctttaaatattaaaaaatgtaaattccTTGAAACGGAAATAGAGTATTTAGGAAGAGTAGTGTCGGCAGAAGGAATTAAACCTGGTAGGGGAAAAGTTAAAGCTCTTGTAGAATCACCAGTACCCGAAAATGTTAAACAGGTGCGACAATTCATGGGTTTAGCTGGGTATTTCCGTAAATTTATACCCGAATTTGCTGTTCGGACAGCGTGTATCACGAAACTCACAAAAAATAACGAGCCCTGGAATTGGGGAAGCGAACATGAAACAGCACGAAAATATGTAATCGACAAGCTTACGTCGGAACCATGCCTGGTAACATTCGATCCTAATAAAGAAACGGAACTACATACAGACGCGAGCGCGATAGGCTATGGAGCAGTTCTGTTTCAGAAATTCGAAAGAGATTTGCGAGTGGTGGCTTACTTTAGTCGCCGAACGACAGTAGAAGAATCGCGTTATCACTCTTACGAATTGGAAACCTTGGCCGTGGTTAATGCGTTGAAATACTTTCGCGTCTACCTTTTAGGTATAGAATTTAAGCTAGTAACCGATTGTAATGCGATAAAGGCGACTAACACCAAACGAGATTTATTACCGCGCATAGCTCGATGGTGGATATACCTGCAGGATTTCAACTATACTATAGAGTATCGTAAAGGGAAACATATAGAATATGCAGATTATTTAAGTCGAAATCCCAGTAAAAATAAAGCCTGCTACGTAAATGTCATTTGTCAAGGATCGTGGTTGGAAATTGCACAAAAGAATGACGAGGAAACCAAGTCGATAATCGAAAGGATTCGTTGTAATGATTCCGTAAGTAGTGACTATACGATAAAAGATAATCTGCTGTGTCGAAAATTGCGtaacgataacgataacgaAATCACTCGTTTCTATGTACCGAAAGGAAGTCGTATCGGGTTGTTGCGACTGTATCATGACGAAAATTGTCATATAGGGTTAGATAAAGTTCTTGATCGCATTAATCGTAAATATTGGTTCCCTAGAATGAGGGCGTTCATCAAAAAGTATATCGATCATTGCCTTACCTGCATCGTCGCGAAACGCCAAACAGGACCCAAACAAGGTCTACTCCATTCAATAGAAAAGAAACCAATTCCATTCGATACCATTCATTGCGACTGTGTCGGTCCGTTTGTTAGAACAAAAACAGGCTATCAGCACGTTTTGATTATTTTAGACGCCTTTACTAAATACGTTCAACTTGTGCCGTTGACATCTTTAACAGGCGAAGAAACTTTACAAGTTTTTAGGGAACGCCTATTATTATTTGGAAGACCACGAACAGTAGTATTAGATCGCGGTACAAATTTCACATACAAACCGTTGCAgcagttttttaaaaaacaaaatgtggAAATACATTATATTGCCACGGGCGCCCCTCGAGCAAATGGACAAGCTGAACGATACGTTGCGACTGTAACCAATCTACTAACCgtagaaacattaaaaactaCAGAATGGCCGAGCAAACTTAGTAAAATCCAAGAGACATTAAATACCACAGTACAAGCTACGACGGGATTTTCGCCAAGTCGTTTGTTGTTCGGCGTAGAACGAAGTGCAGGTGATGCAACTCAAATAGAGTCCGATTTACCAAATTTAAACGAGAAAATCGACGTTTTCAGT
This genomic window contains:
- the LOC143363763 gene encoding uncharacterized protein LOC143363763; its protein translation is MADHPNEDTTIEYLLKRIQKLEEERVASEVSVLSRPLQHPIEAIPTFSGEELGESADTWCDMVEEITKDLTSTQRLCSATHALTGSAKEWYRTWRGNPRTWTIFRQDLCSIYTTEDRLGQLLRRAVLYTSDDAASYSEYARTKLKYFTQTKISFTPMELVRLVIASVMDSTTRQSLTNARYTTTADLLTGIALYIKRRRDPKDQDHRKNPSKRPYSTSRPGKRCFVCDSMDHVQSDCPKRQKIAAGSSRPPSKHTATCTYCTKRGHEEDTCWLKQRAQRFNAGQSPTENISKTTYRTQKGKPEVNACYSMPHQPTPVIIRDCVVRNCLIDSGGLQMLINEDGTSRLVRCPSKLPQEPTSEMQPLACVAVDLDEPIKSQLNSLLNRYRHMSNNDNIIHNKVKTARLDITLKEGKIVNYHPYRLSFSEREKVRVIINDLLEKGIIRESTSSFASPIILVKKKNGEDRLCVDYRALNRITVKDRYPLPLIDDQLDRLGKNKYFTVLDMASGFHQIAIAEDSVSKTAFVTPDGHFEYLRMPFGLANAPAVFQRAINIALGNLKYDTALVYLDDILIPSITKEEGLEKLDRVLHALDTAGFSLNIKKCKFLETEIEYLGRVVSAEGIKPGRGKVKALVESPVPENVKQVRQFMGLAGYFRKFIPEFAVRTACITKLTKNNEPWNWGSEHETARKYVIDKLTSEPCLVTFDPNKETELHTDASAIGYGAVLFQKFERDLRVVAYFSRRTTVEESRYHSYELETLAVVNALKYFRVYLLGIEFKLVTDCNAIKATNTKRDLLPRIARWWIYLQDFNYTIEYRKGKHIEYADYLSRNPSKNKACYVNVICQGSWLEIAQKNDEETKSIIERIRYAFTKYVQLVPLTSLTGEETLQVFRERLLLFGRPRTVVLDRGKTGRPQVAPKDRLRLWKGEWAGDEMSSDDEDKNEPC